CCGCAATATATGGTACTGTTTGCGCACAGGCATTCTGCACTTGCAGATTAAGGAAGGATAACATGGGCGCACGCGGCGAACTCTTTACCACTCAGGTTATGTTGGAAAACAGATCGTATTTTTTCAACGTAAAAGAAAACAGGACCGGCGATGTGTTTTTGCAGGTTGTAGAAAGCAAAAGCAAAAACGGTGAAGATTTTGACCGGCACGCGATCGTCGTATTTGCCGACGACATGCAGAAATTCTTCAAGGGCCTTGACGAATCGCTCACGTTCATTGAAAAAGACCGAAAAGAACGCTCGAAAGCGGCGGCCGAACGGAAAGCGGCAAAAAGTGCTGCCGGCGGAAAACGCATATACAAAAAACCCGCCGACGATCAGGAGCGCAAAAGCGACGGCATCAAGCGAACGGGAAAAGTGCACGTCGTTTCAAAACGCCAGAAATCGAAAGAAGAATAAACGTACCGCAGGTCGCGTTACCGCGCCCGCGAAACGGAACGCACTGCCGGTTTTCGGCGGTGCGTTTTTTTTACGGCCGAGAGGAACGCCCCGGTGCCGGGGGCACGGCGGATATCGTCGGATATCGTTGGGAGCACGCAGCGGGAACGTCCGGCGGATGACTGGTGCTCGGCAGATGTCGCCGGATATCGTCGGGGGCGTGGCAGATGCCGAAAATTGCGCGGTTCAGTAGTGAAACGTCAGCCGCTGAATAGGCGACGGGCCGAGCAGTTTGCACAGTTCGCGATGCGCTTTCGTCGGATAGCCTTTATGTTTTTCATAGCCGTACTGCGGATAGAGCTGTCCGTACGCGATCATGACGCGATCCCGTTCCGTTTTTGCCAGAATGGAAGCGGCCATAACGGCGCTTTCCGTCGCGTCGGCTTTCGGGCGGGCGACGCAGGGGACGCGGATGTCCGGGCAGAACGTGCCGTCGGCGATTGCCGAAACGAGCGGCTGCGCGCAGCTGCCGAACCGGGAGGCGCAGAACGCGGGTAATTTTTGCCGCATCTGATCGAAAGCCAGTTTCATGGCAAGCAGGCTTGCCTGCAAAATGTTTATTTCATCGATAACCGTATGATCTACGAGCGCAACGCCCCAGCACGCGCGTTCTTTTATGAGAGATTCAAGA
This sequence is a window from Treponema brennaborense DSM 12168. Protein-coding genes within it:
- a CDS encoding DUF3276 family protein, with the protein product MGARGELFTTQVMLENRSYFFNVKENRTGDVFLQVVESKSKNGEDFDRHAIVVFADDMQKFFKGLDESLTFIEKDRKERSKAAAERKAAKSAAGGKRIYKKPADDQERKSDGIKRTGKVHVVSKRQKSKEE
- a CDS encoding ribonuclease HII encodes the protein MQIPLICGLDEAGRGPLAGPVSAGAVILPPDFPVELLNDSKKLSEKRRAVLESLIKERACWGVALVDHTVIDEINILQASLLAMKLAFDQMRQKLPAFCASRFGSCAQPLVSAIADGTFCPDIRVPCVARPKADATESAVMAASILAKTERDRVMIAYGQLYPQYGYEKHKGYPTKAHRELCKLLGPSPIQRLTFHY